One window of the Mycteria americana isolate JAX WOST 10 ecotype Jacksonville Zoo and Gardens unplaced genomic scaffold, USCA_MyAme_1.0 Scaffold_141, whole genome shotgun sequence genome contains the following:
- the LOC142403225 gene encoding uncharacterized protein LOC142403225 isoform X9, which translates to MQKDQPVLGGDTGTLQEEPPPRPAWTSKAQYILAQLGFSVGLGNVWRFPYLCHQNGGGAFLLLYLLLLFLLGIPLLFLELAAGQCLRQGSVGVWRTISPRLAGIGLASCLVCVFVALYYNVIIAWSLLYLARSFQHPLPWQSCPSAGPNHTEPECALSSPTTYFWYRQTLDVTPEMGVGGGLQPALVGGLLGAWVLVGASLLKGIKSSGKECRAAVAGAGGGGAARDRPAPREPHGPASPPVQCLAAGAAPGPAGCPGHHRLPPGGGDEQGGGGPGPGLHRLHRDADAAAGGAALVVPLLPHAAGTGAGHHVGHRPGCPHASARHLPRPAPPPCSAHRFLAAVWEVTGHRPWRLYGLLWRFGSPGAMVALLGASLGQLALRPPTYQAWDRATAMLWRRPYPPWALALTLGLMVVAVLPIPLVALRWALQPPRDPLGPRDQGGEEEEEEEEEEEEEEGESAADPPPPAAPPPPHGSPRTPLCCPDEREGTPLEDGEELCFRIGHAA; encoded by the exons ATGCAGAAGGACCAGCcggtgctggggggggacaccgggacccTCCAGGAGGAGCCGCCCCCTCGCCCCGCCTGGACCAGTAAAGCCCAGTACATACTGGCCCAGCTGGGCTTCTCCGTGGGGCTGGGCAACGTCTGGCGCTTCCCCTACCTCTGCCACCAGAACGGGGGCG gcgccttcctcctgctctacctgctgctcctcttcctcctgggcATCCCCCTGCTCTTCCTGGAGCTGGCGGCCGGGCAGTGCCTGCGCCAGGGCAGCGTTGGTGTCTGGAGGACCATCAGTCCCCGCCTGGCCGGCATCGGGCTGGCCAGCTGCCTG GTGTGCGTGTTTGTGGCGCTGTACTACAACGTGATCATTGCCTGGAGCCTCCTCTACCTCGCCCGCTCTTtccagcaccccctgccctggcagagTTGCCCCAGCGCCGGCCCCAACCACACag agcCCGAGTGCGCCCTGAGCTCGCCCACCACCTACTTCTGGTACCGGCAGACACTGGACGTCACCCCCGAGATGGGGGTTGGAGgcgggctgcagccagccctggtgggggggctcctgggggccTGGGTCCTGGTGGGGGCCTCCCTGCTCAAGGGCATCAAGTCCTCGGGAAAG GAATGCAGAGCTGCTGTCGCAGGCGCTGGCGGTGGGGGGGCTGCCCGAGACCGCCCGGCCCCCCGGGAACCTcacggccctgccagccccccagtACAGTGCctggctgcgggggctgcccccggccctgcGGGATGCCCTGGGCATCACCGACTGCCGCCTGGAGGAGGAGATGAACAAG ggggtggagggcccgggccTGGCCTTCATCGTCTTCACAGAGACGCTGACGCTGCTGCCGGTGGCGCCGCTCTGGTCGTCCCTCTTCTTCCTCAcgctgctgggactggggctgggcACCATGTTGGGCATCGTCCAGGCTGTCCTCACGCCTCTGCTCGACACCTTCCCCGTCCTGCGCCGCCACCGTGCTCTGCTCACCG GTTCCTGGCTGCTGTGTGGGAGGTGACAGGCCACCGGCCGTGGCGGCTCTACGGGCTCCTGTGGCGCTTTGGCAGCCCTGGGGCCATGGTGGCCCTGCTGGGGGCCAGCCTGGGCCAGCTGGCCCTGCGCCCCCCCACCTACCAGGCCTGGGACCGTGCCACG GCAATGTTGTGGCGGCGGCCGTACCCACCCTGGGCCCTGGCCCTCACCCTGGGGCTGATGGTGGTGGCCGTGCTGCCCATCCCCCTCGTCGCCCTGCGCTGGGCGCTGCAGCCAccccgggaccccctggggcCGCGGGAccaggggggggaggaggaggaggaagaggaagaggaggaggaggaggaggagggggagagtgCGGCcgacccgcccccccccgccgcccctccgccgccccacGGGTCCCCTCGCACCCCGCTTTGCTGCCCGGACGAGCGGGAAGGCACCCCATTGGAGGACGGCGAGGAGCTCTGCTTCCGGATTGGCCACGCTGCCTGA
- the LOC142403225 gene encoding sodium-dependent neutral amino acid transporter SLC6A17-like isoform X11, with protein MQKDQPVLGGDTGTLQEEPPPRPAWTSKAQYILAQLGFSVGLGNVWRFPYLCHQNGGGAFLLLYLLLLFLLGIPLLFLELAAGQCLRQGSVGVWRTISPRLAGIGLASCLVCVFVALYYNVIIAWSLLYLARSFQHPLPWQSCPSAGPNHTEPECALSSPTTYFWYRQTLDVTPEMGVGGGLQPALVGGLLGAWVLVGASLLKGIKSSGKECRAAVAGAGGGGAARDRPAPREPHGPASPPVQCLAAGAAPGPAGCPGHHRLPPGGGDEQGCPHASARHLPRPAPPPCSAHRYLVAAFDDYVATLPLLSVAACEAVAVAWVYGAERFLAAVWEVTGHRPWRLYGLLWRFGSPGAMVALLGASLGQLALRPPTYQAWDRATAMLWRRPYPPWALALTLGLMVVAVLPIPLVALRWALQPPRDPLGPRDQGGEEEEEEEEEEEEEEGESAADPPPPAAPPPPHGSPRTPLCCPDEREGTPLEDGEELCFRIGHAA; from the exons ATGCAGAAGGACCAGCcggtgctggggggggacaccgggacccTCCAGGAGGAGCCGCCCCCTCGCCCCGCCTGGACCAGTAAAGCCCAGTACATACTGGCCCAGCTGGGCTTCTCCGTGGGGCTGGGCAACGTCTGGCGCTTCCCCTACCTCTGCCACCAGAACGGGGGCG gcgccttcctcctgctctacctgctgctcctcttcctcctgggcATCCCCCTGCTCTTCCTGGAGCTGGCGGCCGGGCAGTGCCTGCGCCAGGGCAGCGTTGGTGTCTGGAGGACCATCAGTCCCCGCCTGGCCGGCATCGGGCTGGCCAGCTGCCTG GTGTGCGTGTTTGTGGCGCTGTACTACAACGTGATCATTGCCTGGAGCCTCCTCTACCTCGCCCGCTCTTtccagcaccccctgccctggcagagTTGCCCCAGCGCCGGCCCCAACCACACag agcCCGAGTGCGCCCTGAGCTCGCCCACCACCTACTTCTGGTACCGGCAGACACTGGACGTCACCCCCGAGATGGGGGTTGGAGgcgggctgcagccagccctggtgggggggctcctgggggccTGGGTCCTGGTGGGGGCCTCCCTGCTCAAGGGCATCAAGTCCTCGGGAAAG GAATGCAGAGCTGCTGTCGCAGGCGCTGGCGGTGGGGGGGCTGCCCGAGACCGCCCGGCCCCCCGGGAACCTcacggccctgccagccccccagtACAGTGCctggctgcgggggctgcccccggccctgcGGGATGCCCTGGGCATCACCGACTGCCGCCTGGAGGAGGAGATGAACAAG GCTGTCCTCACGCCTCTGCTCGACACCTTCCCCGTCCTGCGCCGCCACCGTGCTCTGCTCACCG CTACTTGGTGGCCGCCTTCGATGACTACGTGGCCACGCTGCCGCTGCTGTCTGTGGCTGCCTGCGAGGCCGTGGCCGTGGCCTGGGTCTACGGGGCCGAGAG GTTCCTGGCTGCTGTGTGGGAGGTGACAGGCCACCGGCCGTGGCGGCTCTACGGGCTCCTGTGGCGCTTTGGCAGCCCTGGGGCCATGGTGGCCCTGCTGGGGGCCAGCCTGGGCCAGCTGGCCCTGCGCCCCCCCACCTACCAGGCCTGGGACCGTGCCACG GCAATGTTGTGGCGGCGGCCGTACCCACCCTGGGCCCTGGCCCTCACCCTGGGGCTGATGGTGGTGGCCGTGCTGCCCATCCCCCTCGTCGCCCTGCGCTGGGCGCTGCAGCCAccccgggaccccctggggcCGCGGGAccaggggggggaggaggaggaggaagaggaagaggaggaggaggaggaggagggggagagtgCGGCcgacccgcccccccccgccgcccctccgccgccccacGGGTCCCCTCGCACCCCGCTTTGCTGCCCGGACGAGCGGGAAGGCACCCCATTGGAGGACGGCGAGGAGCTCTGCTTCCGGATTGGCCACGCTGCCTGA
- the LOC142403225 gene encoding sodium-dependent neutral amino acid transporter B(0)AT2-like isoform X1 — MQKDQPVLGGDTGTLQEEPPPRPAWTSKAQYILAQLGFSVGLGNVWRFPYLCHQNGGGAFLLLYLLLLFLLGIPLLFLELAAGQCLRQGSVGVWRTISPRLAGIGLASCLVCVFVALYYNVIIAWSLLYLARSFQHPLPWQSCPSAGPNHTEPECALSSPTTYFWYRQTLDVTPEMGVGGGLQPALVGGLLGAWVLVGASLLKGIKSSGKVLYVSTLFPYLVLFCLLVRGLLLEGAMEGVRIMFTPKVSAWGTGQAWRQAATQVFFALGLGFGSVIAYASYGTRRSNCHRDAVLVASLNALTSLLATLVVFAVLGARATRRTRHCLHRNAELLSQALAVGGLPETARPPGNLTALPAPQYSAWLRGLPPALRDALGITDCRLEEEMNKGVEGPGLAFIVFTETLTLLPVAPLWSSLFFLTLLGLGLGTMLGIVQAVLTPLLDTFPVLRRHRALLTVLCCTGGFVLGLPFTQRSGSYLVAAFDDYVATLPLLSVAACEAVAVAWVYGAERFLAAVWEVTGHRPWRLYGLLWRFGSPGAMVALLGASLGQLALRPPTYQAWDRATAMLWRRPYPPWALALTLGLMVVAVLPIPLVALRWALQPPRDPLGPRDQGGEEEEEEEEEEEEEEGESAADPPPPAAPPPPHGSPRTPLCCPDEREGTPLEDGEELCFRIGHAA; from the exons ATGCAGAAGGACCAGCcggtgctggggggggacaccgggacccTCCAGGAGGAGCCGCCCCCTCGCCCCGCCTGGACCAGTAAAGCCCAGTACATACTGGCCCAGCTGGGCTTCTCCGTGGGGCTGGGCAACGTCTGGCGCTTCCCCTACCTCTGCCACCAGAACGGGGGCG gcgccttcctcctgctctacctgctgctcctcttcctcctgggcATCCCCCTGCTCTTCCTGGAGCTGGCGGCCGGGCAGTGCCTGCGCCAGGGCAGCGTTGGTGTCTGGAGGACCATCAGTCCCCGCCTGGCCGGCATCGGGCTGGCCAGCTGCCTG GTGTGCGTGTTTGTGGCGCTGTACTACAACGTGATCATTGCCTGGAGCCTCCTCTACCTCGCCCGCTCTTtccagcaccccctgccctggcagagTTGCCCCAGCGCCGGCCCCAACCACACag agcCCGAGTGCGCCCTGAGCTCGCCCACCACCTACTTCTGGTACCGGCAGACACTGGACGTCACCCCCGAGATGGGGGTTGGAGgcgggctgcagccagccctggtgggggggctcctgggggccTGGGTCCTGGTGGGGGCCTCCCTGCTCAAGGGCATCAAGTCCTCGGGAAAG GTGCTGTATGTCAGCACTCTCTTCCCCTACCTCGTCCTCTTCTGCCTCCTGGTCCGGGGGCTGCTGCTTGAGGGCGCCATGGAGGGCGTCCGCATCATGTTCACCCCCAAG GTGTCGGCGTGGGGCACGGGCCAGGCCTGGCGGCAGGCGGCCACTCAGGTCTTCTTCGCGCTGGGGCTGGGTTTCGGCAGCGTCATTGCCTACGCCAGCTACGGCACGCGCCGCAGCAACTGCCACCGTGATGCTGTGCTGGTGGCCAGCCTCAACGCCCTTACCTCCCTCCTGGCCACCCTCGTCGTCTTCGCTGTCCTGGGTGCCCGCGCCACCCGCCGCACGCGGCACTGCCTCCACAG GAATGCAGAGCTGCTGTCGCAGGCGCTGGCGGTGGGGGGGCTGCCCGAGACCGCCCGGCCCCCCGGGAACCTcacggccctgccagccccccagtACAGTGCctggctgcgggggctgcccccggccctgcGGGATGCCCTGGGCATCACCGACTGCCGCCTGGAGGAGGAGATGAACAAG ggggtggagggcccgggccTGGCCTTCATCGTCTTCACAGAGACGCTGACGCTGCTGCCGGTGGCGCCGCTCTGGTCGTCCCTCTTCTTCCTCAcgctgctgggactggggctgggcACCATGTTGGGCATCGTCCAGGCTGTCCTCACGCCTCTGCTCGACACCTTCCCCGTCCTGCGCCGCCACCGTGCTCTGCTCACCG TACTGTGCTGCACCGGGGGCTTCGTGCTGGGGCTGCCCTTCACCCAGCGCTCTGGCAGCTACTTGGTGGCCGCCTTCGATGACTACGTGGCCACGCTGCCGCTGCTGTCTGTGGCTGCCTGCGAGGCCGTGGCCGTGGCCTGGGTCTACGGGGCCGAGAG GTTCCTGGCTGCTGTGTGGGAGGTGACAGGCCACCGGCCGTGGCGGCTCTACGGGCTCCTGTGGCGCTTTGGCAGCCCTGGGGCCATGGTGGCCCTGCTGGGGGCCAGCCTGGGCCAGCTGGCCCTGCGCCCCCCCACCTACCAGGCCTGGGACCGTGCCACG GCAATGTTGTGGCGGCGGCCGTACCCACCCTGGGCCCTGGCCCTCACCCTGGGGCTGATGGTGGTGGCCGTGCTGCCCATCCCCCTCGTCGCCCTGCGCTGGGCGCTGCAGCCAccccgggaccccctggggcCGCGGGAccaggggggggaggaggaggaggaagaggaagaggaggaggaggaggaggagggggagagtgCGGCcgacccgcccccccccgccgcccctccgccgccccacGGGTCCCCTCGCACCCCGCTTTGCTGCCCGGACGAGCGGGAAGGCACCCCATTGGAGGACGGCGAGGAGCTCTGCTTCCGGATTGGCCACGCTGCCTGA
- the LOC142403225 gene encoding sodium-dependent neutral amino acid transporter B(0)AT2-like isoform X2, whose protein sequence is MQKDQPVLGGDTGTLQEEPPPRPAWTSKAQYILAQLGFSVGLGNVWRFPYLCHQNGGGAFLLLYLLLLFLLGIPLLFLELAAGQCLRQGSVGVWRTISPRLAGIGLASCLVCVFVALYYNVIIAWSLLYLARSFQHPLPWQSCPSAGPNHTEPECALSSPTTYFWYRQTLDVTPEMGVGGGLQPALVGGLLGAWVLVGASLLKGIKSSGKVSAWGTGQAWRQAATQVFFALGLGFGSVIAYASYGTRRSNCHRDAVLVASLNALTSLLATLVVFAVLGARATRRTRHCLHRNAELLSQALAVGGLPETARPPGNLTALPAPQYSAWLRGLPPALRDALGITDCRLEEEMNKGVEGPGLAFIVFTETLTLLPVAPLWSSLFFLTLLGLGLGTMLGIVQAVLTPLLDTFPVLRRHRALLTVLCCTGGFVLGLPFTQRSGSYLVAAFDDYVATLPLLSVAACEAVAVAWVYGAERFLAAVWEVTGHRPWRLYGLLWRFGSPGAMVALLGASLGQLALRPPTYQAWDRATAMLWRRPYPPWALALTLGLMVVAVLPIPLVALRWALQPPRDPLGPRDQGGEEEEEEEEEEEEEEGESAADPPPPAAPPPPHGSPRTPLCCPDEREGTPLEDGEELCFRIGHAA, encoded by the exons ATGCAGAAGGACCAGCcggtgctggggggggacaccgggacccTCCAGGAGGAGCCGCCCCCTCGCCCCGCCTGGACCAGTAAAGCCCAGTACATACTGGCCCAGCTGGGCTTCTCCGTGGGGCTGGGCAACGTCTGGCGCTTCCCCTACCTCTGCCACCAGAACGGGGGCG gcgccttcctcctgctctacctgctgctcctcttcctcctgggcATCCCCCTGCTCTTCCTGGAGCTGGCGGCCGGGCAGTGCCTGCGCCAGGGCAGCGTTGGTGTCTGGAGGACCATCAGTCCCCGCCTGGCCGGCATCGGGCTGGCCAGCTGCCTG GTGTGCGTGTTTGTGGCGCTGTACTACAACGTGATCATTGCCTGGAGCCTCCTCTACCTCGCCCGCTCTTtccagcaccccctgccctggcagagTTGCCCCAGCGCCGGCCCCAACCACACag agcCCGAGTGCGCCCTGAGCTCGCCCACCACCTACTTCTGGTACCGGCAGACACTGGACGTCACCCCCGAGATGGGGGTTGGAGgcgggctgcagccagccctggtgggggggctcctgggggccTGGGTCCTGGTGGGGGCCTCCCTGCTCAAGGGCATCAAGTCCTCGGGAAAG GTGTCGGCGTGGGGCACGGGCCAGGCCTGGCGGCAGGCGGCCACTCAGGTCTTCTTCGCGCTGGGGCTGGGTTTCGGCAGCGTCATTGCCTACGCCAGCTACGGCACGCGCCGCAGCAACTGCCACCGTGATGCTGTGCTGGTGGCCAGCCTCAACGCCCTTACCTCCCTCCTGGCCACCCTCGTCGTCTTCGCTGTCCTGGGTGCCCGCGCCACCCGCCGCACGCGGCACTGCCTCCACAG GAATGCAGAGCTGCTGTCGCAGGCGCTGGCGGTGGGGGGGCTGCCCGAGACCGCCCGGCCCCCCGGGAACCTcacggccctgccagccccccagtACAGTGCctggctgcgggggctgcccccggccctgcGGGATGCCCTGGGCATCACCGACTGCCGCCTGGAGGAGGAGATGAACAAG ggggtggagggcccgggccTGGCCTTCATCGTCTTCACAGAGACGCTGACGCTGCTGCCGGTGGCGCCGCTCTGGTCGTCCCTCTTCTTCCTCAcgctgctgggactggggctgggcACCATGTTGGGCATCGTCCAGGCTGTCCTCACGCCTCTGCTCGACACCTTCCCCGTCCTGCGCCGCCACCGTGCTCTGCTCACCG TACTGTGCTGCACCGGGGGCTTCGTGCTGGGGCTGCCCTTCACCCAGCGCTCTGGCAGCTACTTGGTGGCCGCCTTCGATGACTACGTGGCCACGCTGCCGCTGCTGTCTGTGGCTGCCTGCGAGGCCGTGGCCGTGGCCTGGGTCTACGGGGCCGAGAG GTTCCTGGCTGCTGTGTGGGAGGTGACAGGCCACCGGCCGTGGCGGCTCTACGGGCTCCTGTGGCGCTTTGGCAGCCCTGGGGCCATGGTGGCCCTGCTGGGGGCCAGCCTGGGCCAGCTGGCCCTGCGCCCCCCCACCTACCAGGCCTGGGACCGTGCCACG GCAATGTTGTGGCGGCGGCCGTACCCACCCTGGGCCCTGGCCCTCACCCTGGGGCTGATGGTGGTGGCCGTGCTGCCCATCCCCCTCGTCGCCCTGCGCTGGGCGCTGCAGCCAccccgggaccccctggggcCGCGGGAccaggggggggaggaggaggaggaagaggaagaggaggaggaggaggaggagggggagagtgCGGCcgacccgcccccccccgccgcccctccgccgccccacGGGTCCCCTCGCACCCCGCTTTGCTGCCCGGACGAGCGGGAAGGCACCCCATTGGAGGACGGCGAGGAGCTCTGCTTCCGGATTGGCCACGCTGCCTGA
- the LOC142403225 gene encoding sodium-dependent neutral amino acid transporter B(0)AT2-like isoform X10 yields MQKDQPVLGGDTGTLQEEPPPRPAWTSKAQYILAQLGFSVGLGNVWRFPYLCHQNGGGAFLLLYLLLLFLLGIPLLFLELAAGQCLRQGSVGVWRTISPRLAGIGLASCLVCVFVALYYNVIIAWSLLYLARSFQHPLPWQSCPSAGPNHTEPECALSSPTTYFWYRQTLDVTPEMGVGGGLQPALVGGLLGAWVLVGASLLKGIKSSGKVLYVSTLFPYLVLFCLLVRGLLLEGAMEGVRIMFTPKVSAWGTGQAWRQAATQVFFALGLGFGSVIAYASYGTRRSNCHRDAVLVASLNALTSLLATLVVFAVLGARATRRTRHCLHRNAELLSQALAVGGLPETARPPGNLTALPAPQYSAWLRGLPPALRDALGITDCRLEEEMNKGVEGPGLAFIVFTETLTLLPVAPLWSSLFFLTLLGLGLGTMLGIVQAVLTPLLDTFPVLRRHRALLTATWWPPSMTTWPRCRCCLWLPARPWPWPGSTGPRGSWLLCGR; encoded by the exons ATGCAGAAGGACCAGCcggtgctggggggggacaccgggacccTCCAGGAGGAGCCGCCCCCTCGCCCCGCCTGGACCAGTAAAGCCCAGTACATACTGGCCCAGCTGGGCTTCTCCGTGGGGCTGGGCAACGTCTGGCGCTTCCCCTACCTCTGCCACCAGAACGGGGGCG gcgccttcctcctgctctacctgctgctcctcttcctcctgggcATCCCCCTGCTCTTCCTGGAGCTGGCGGCCGGGCAGTGCCTGCGCCAGGGCAGCGTTGGTGTCTGGAGGACCATCAGTCCCCGCCTGGCCGGCATCGGGCTGGCCAGCTGCCTG GTGTGCGTGTTTGTGGCGCTGTACTACAACGTGATCATTGCCTGGAGCCTCCTCTACCTCGCCCGCTCTTtccagcaccccctgccctggcagagTTGCCCCAGCGCCGGCCCCAACCACACag agcCCGAGTGCGCCCTGAGCTCGCCCACCACCTACTTCTGGTACCGGCAGACACTGGACGTCACCCCCGAGATGGGGGTTGGAGgcgggctgcagccagccctggtgggggggctcctgggggccTGGGTCCTGGTGGGGGCCTCCCTGCTCAAGGGCATCAAGTCCTCGGGAAAG GTGCTGTATGTCAGCACTCTCTTCCCCTACCTCGTCCTCTTCTGCCTCCTGGTCCGGGGGCTGCTGCTTGAGGGCGCCATGGAGGGCGTCCGCATCATGTTCACCCCCAAG GTGTCGGCGTGGGGCACGGGCCAGGCCTGGCGGCAGGCGGCCACTCAGGTCTTCTTCGCGCTGGGGCTGGGTTTCGGCAGCGTCATTGCCTACGCCAGCTACGGCACGCGCCGCAGCAACTGCCACCGTGATGCTGTGCTGGTGGCCAGCCTCAACGCCCTTACCTCCCTCCTGGCCACCCTCGTCGTCTTCGCTGTCCTGGGTGCCCGCGCCACCCGCCGCACGCGGCACTGCCTCCACAG GAATGCAGAGCTGCTGTCGCAGGCGCTGGCGGTGGGGGGGCTGCCCGAGACCGCCCGGCCCCCCGGGAACCTcacggccctgccagccccccagtACAGTGCctggctgcgggggctgcccccggccctgcGGGATGCCCTGGGCATCACCGACTGCCGCCTGGAGGAGGAGATGAACAAG ggggtggagggcccgggccTGGCCTTCATCGTCTTCACAGAGACGCTGACGCTGCTGCCGGTGGCGCCGCTCTGGTCGTCCCTCTTCTTCCTCAcgctgctgggactggggctgggcACCATGTTGGGCATCGTCCAGGCTGTCCTCACGCCTCTGCTCGACACCTTCCCCGTCCTGCGCCGCCACCGTGCTCTGCTCACCG CTACTTGGTGGCCGCCTTCGATGACTACGTGGCCACGCTGCCGCTGCTGTCTGTGGCTGCCTGCGAGGCCGTGGCCGTGGCCTGGGTCTACGGGGCCGAGAG GTTCCTGGCTGCTGTGTGGGAGGTGA
- the LOC142403225 gene encoding sodium-dependent neutral amino acid transporter B(0)AT2-like isoform X3, producing the protein MQKDQPVLGGDTGTLQEEPPPRPAWTSKAQYILAQLGFSVGLGNVWRFPYLCHQNGGGAFLLLYLLLLFLLGIPLLFLELAAGQCLRQGSVGVWRTISPRLAGIGLASCLVCVFVALYYNVIIAWSLLYLARSFQHPLPWQSCPSAGPNHTEPECALSSPTTYFWYRQTLDVTPEMGVGGGLQPALVGGLLGAWVLVGASLLKGIKSSGKVLYVSTLFPYLVLFCLLVRGLLLEGAMEGVRIMFTPKVSAWGTGQAWRQAATQVFFALGLGFGSVIAYASYGTRRSNCHRDAVLVASLNALTSLLATLVVFAVLGARATRRTRHCLHRNAELLSQALAVGGLPETARPPGNLTALPAPQYSAWLRGLPPALRDALGITDCRLEEEMNKAVLTPLLDTFPVLRRHRALLTVLCCTGGFVLGLPFTQRSGSYLVAAFDDYVATLPLLSVAACEAVAVAWVYGAERFLAAVWEVTGHRPWRLYGLLWRFGSPGAMVALLGASLGQLALRPPTYQAWDRATAMLWRRPYPPWALALTLGLMVVAVLPIPLVALRWALQPPRDPLGPRDQGGEEEEEEEEEEEEEEGESAADPPPPAAPPPPHGSPRTPLCCPDEREGTPLEDGEELCFRIGHAA; encoded by the exons ATGCAGAAGGACCAGCcggtgctggggggggacaccgggacccTCCAGGAGGAGCCGCCCCCTCGCCCCGCCTGGACCAGTAAAGCCCAGTACATACTGGCCCAGCTGGGCTTCTCCGTGGGGCTGGGCAACGTCTGGCGCTTCCCCTACCTCTGCCACCAGAACGGGGGCG gcgccttcctcctgctctacctgctgctcctcttcctcctgggcATCCCCCTGCTCTTCCTGGAGCTGGCGGCCGGGCAGTGCCTGCGCCAGGGCAGCGTTGGTGTCTGGAGGACCATCAGTCCCCGCCTGGCCGGCATCGGGCTGGCCAGCTGCCTG GTGTGCGTGTTTGTGGCGCTGTACTACAACGTGATCATTGCCTGGAGCCTCCTCTACCTCGCCCGCTCTTtccagcaccccctgccctggcagagTTGCCCCAGCGCCGGCCCCAACCACACag agcCCGAGTGCGCCCTGAGCTCGCCCACCACCTACTTCTGGTACCGGCAGACACTGGACGTCACCCCCGAGATGGGGGTTGGAGgcgggctgcagccagccctggtgggggggctcctgggggccTGGGTCCTGGTGGGGGCCTCCCTGCTCAAGGGCATCAAGTCCTCGGGAAAG GTGCTGTATGTCAGCACTCTCTTCCCCTACCTCGTCCTCTTCTGCCTCCTGGTCCGGGGGCTGCTGCTTGAGGGCGCCATGGAGGGCGTCCGCATCATGTTCACCCCCAAG GTGTCGGCGTGGGGCACGGGCCAGGCCTGGCGGCAGGCGGCCACTCAGGTCTTCTTCGCGCTGGGGCTGGGTTTCGGCAGCGTCATTGCCTACGCCAGCTACGGCACGCGCCGCAGCAACTGCCACCGTGATGCTGTGCTGGTGGCCAGCCTCAACGCCCTTACCTCCCTCCTGGCCACCCTCGTCGTCTTCGCTGTCCTGGGTGCCCGCGCCACCCGCCGCACGCGGCACTGCCTCCACAG GAATGCAGAGCTGCTGTCGCAGGCGCTGGCGGTGGGGGGGCTGCCCGAGACCGCCCGGCCCCCCGGGAACCTcacggccctgccagccccccagtACAGTGCctggctgcgggggctgcccccggccctgcGGGATGCCCTGGGCATCACCGACTGCCGCCTGGAGGAGGAGATGAACAAG GCTGTCCTCACGCCTCTGCTCGACACCTTCCCCGTCCTGCGCCGCCACCGTGCTCTGCTCACCG TACTGTGCTGCACCGGGGGCTTCGTGCTGGGGCTGCCCTTCACCCAGCGCTCTGGCAGCTACTTGGTGGCCGCCTTCGATGACTACGTGGCCACGCTGCCGCTGCTGTCTGTGGCTGCCTGCGAGGCCGTGGCCGTGGCCTGGGTCTACGGGGCCGAGAG GTTCCTGGCTGCTGTGTGGGAGGTGACAGGCCACCGGCCGTGGCGGCTCTACGGGCTCCTGTGGCGCTTTGGCAGCCCTGGGGCCATGGTGGCCCTGCTGGGGGCCAGCCTGGGCCAGCTGGCCCTGCGCCCCCCCACCTACCAGGCCTGGGACCGTGCCACG GCAATGTTGTGGCGGCGGCCGTACCCACCCTGGGCCCTGGCCCTCACCCTGGGGCTGATGGTGGTGGCCGTGCTGCCCATCCCCCTCGTCGCCCTGCGCTGGGCGCTGCAGCCAccccgggaccccctggggcCGCGGGAccaggggggggaggaggaggaggaagaggaagaggaggaggaggaggaggagggggagagtgCGGCcgacccgcccccccccgccgcccctccgccgccccacGGGTCCCCTCGCACCCCGCTTTGCTGCCCGGACGAGCGGGAAGGCACCCCATTGGAGGACGGCGAGGAGCTCTGCTTCCGGATTGGCCACGCTGCCTGA